In Paenibacillus sonchi, a single genomic region encodes these proteins:
- a CDS encoding AraC family transcriptional regulator → MPQAHTNPAPFHSLLFQLADTQLVIEAADACSVPQTTLHHTLLVVSGGCGQLHINGESLPLSTDSCWLLTPGDSYSTGNKEMSLYYYLISFSAVQTGDPPGLYRQELLPGRRELIVHPFTKVLRLAEELLMNRDCQEDDVLLFRQQLRFQELLLLLLEHNYSSRQLPSPAQSVESTIQYLQDHYMDSITVKQLAERANVSLWQYTPIFQKLTGKRPLDYLTELRISHSKTHLLASAEPLREIARMVGFSDEYYFSRRFRQKTGVTPGQYAQTHRRKITVKDWTGHVVDIPERARRVIYHGETLGDLLALGVKPVGGDEIFARNSVYSHRIKKLANVGFPLDPQRTRPLSPDLIIVANADEKLYASISGIAPTLTFDSFAPLDSRMRILGQWLGKQREAEAWLGAFHAKNAAMWQLLYSDILRPGETASALFYDHGNHLFAMGRSGLSTALYAPGGLQPTGEIQGILDQELGFAEVDPAGLHSYAGDRVFMLIPEREDSRTAMERLMQSPVWRSLPAVQKGQAYLLDGTKWNSGDALTRERLLALLPKLLGGQSR, encoded by the coding sequence TTGCCGCAAGCCCATACGAATCCGGCTCCATTTCACTCCCTGCTGTTTCAACTGGCGGATACCCAGCTGGTTATTGAAGCTGCGGATGCCTGCTCAGTGCCGCAGACTACTTTACACCATACCCTTCTCGTTGTTTCAGGCGGCTGCGGGCAGCTGCACATCAACGGCGAGTCTCTGCCGCTAAGTACAGACAGTTGCTGGCTTCTGACTCCAGGTGACTCCTACAGTACCGGCAATAAGGAGATGTCGCTGTACTATTATCTGATCTCCTTCTCAGCTGTACAGACAGGTGATCCCCCAGGACTCTATAGACAGGAACTGCTTCCGGGAAGACGGGAATTGATTGTCCATCCCTTTACAAAGGTACTCCGGCTGGCAGAAGAGCTGCTCATGAATAGAGACTGCCAGGAGGATGATGTGCTGTTGTTCAGGCAGCAGCTGCGGTTTCAGGAGCTTTTGCTGCTGCTTTTAGAGCATAATTATTCTTCACGGCAGCTGCCGAGCCCGGCTCAATCTGTAGAAAGCACGATCCAATATTTGCAGGACCACTATATGGACAGCATCACCGTGAAGCAGCTGGCGGAACGGGCCAATGTCTCGCTCTGGCAGTACACGCCGATTTTTCAAAAGCTGACCGGCAAGCGTCCTCTCGATTACCTGACGGAACTGCGCATCAGCCATTCAAAAACACATCTGTTGGCCTCCGCCGAACCCTTGCGTGAAATTGCCCGCATGGTGGGTTTTTCCGATGAGTATTATTTCAGCCGCCGCTTCCGTCAGAAGACCGGAGTCACGCCCGGCCAATATGCGCAAACCCATCGCCGGAAAATTACGGTCAAAGACTGGACTGGACATGTCGTTGATATTCCCGAGAGAGCCAGGCGGGTGATCTACCACGGCGAGACGCTTGGCGACCTGCTTGCACTGGGTGTGAAGCCTGTCGGCGGTGATGAGATTTTTGCAAGGAACAGCGTTTACAGCCACCGGATCAAAAAGCTGGCCAATGTCGGATTCCCGCTTGATCCTCAGCGGACCCGCCCGTTAAGCCCTGACCTGATCATTGTCGCAAATGCCGATGAAAAGCTGTATGCAAGTATATCAGGCATCGCTCCAACGCTCACCTTCGATTCATTCGCGCCGCTCGACAGCCGCATGCGGATTTTGGGGCAATGGCTGGGTAAGCAGCGCGAGGCCGAAGCCTGGCTGGGAGCCTTCCACGCCAAAAACGCCGCCATGTGGCAGCTTCTCTATAGCGATATTCTCCGGCCGGGGGAAACCGCGTCCGCCTTATTTTATGATCACGGCAACCATCTGTTCGCCATGGGCAGATCAGGGCTGTCCACTGCCCTGTATGCTCCGGGCGGCTTACAGCCGACAGGGGAGATTCAGGGCATTCTGGATCAGGAGCTGGGCTTCGCCGAGGTTGACCCGGCGGGGCTGCACAGCTATGCGGGTGACCGTGTCTTCATGCTCATCCCGGAGCGTGAGGACTCCCGTACAGCCATGGAACGGCTGATGCAAAGCCCGGTCTGGCGCAGCCTGCCTGCCGTACAGAAGGGGCAGGCCTACCTGCTCGACGGGACCAAGTGGAACTCCGGAGATGCATTAACCCGCGAGCGGCTGCTGGCTCTGCTGCCCAAGCTGCTCGGCGGGCAGTCCCGTTGA
- a CDS encoding ABC transporter substrate-binding protein, translating to MRKIRQPFAGLCVIFLMSIVLLACGNSEKQSGGNAADAAATPSGSNAAVNAAPSSGTTGNAAADTASGMRAYTDYKGHSMEIPVQPKRVIFSGETYGDLLALGVQAVGYPLSMGEGQVYEDKLQGVEDVGFPINLEKTLELQPDLIIYAGTDEADFEALSKIAPTIIFNTFAPLKERMLELGGILGKTKEAEAWLTRYKTGERAMWEQLQSAGMKPGETASVFTYYPGDRLFVMAATGLSQVLYGENGFKPAPAIQKLLDADPDLGFQEISMEVIGEYAGDRIFILTPVADEAKQSTDKLMQSKVWQSLPAVKNGQVYTQDIMKTSSDATTREWLLGEIPRMLNK from the coding sequence ATGAGAAAAATAAGACAACCTTTCGCCGGATTATGCGTCATCTTTCTGATGAGCATAGTGCTGCTGGCTTGCGGTAATTCAGAGAAACAATCAGGCGGCAATGCTGCGGACGCTGCGGCAACACCTTCCGGGAGCAACGCAGCCGTGAACGCGGCTCCTTCTTCCGGGACAACTGGCAACGCTGCTGCTGATACTGCGTCTGGGATGCGCGCATATACGGATTACAAAGGCCACAGCATGGAGATTCCCGTGCAGCCTAAGCGTGTAATTTTTTCGGGGGAAACCTATGGCGACCTGCTCGCGCTGGGTGTACAGGCCGTGGGGTATCCTCTTTCGATGGGCGAAGGCCAAGTATATGAGGATAAGCTGCAGGGCGTGGAGGATGTCGGGTTCCCGATCAATCTGGAGAAGACTCTGGAGCTTCAGCCCGATCTGATTATCTACGCGGGAACGGATGAAGCAGATTTCGAAGCGCTGTCCAAAATCGCACCTACGATTATCTTCAATACCTTCGCCCCGCTGAAGGAAAGGATGCTGGAGCTCGGCGGTATCCTCGGCAAAACTAAGGAAGCGGAAGCATGGCTGACGCGGTATAAAACGGGCGAGCGAGCCATGTGGGAGCAGCTCCAGTCAGCGGGCATGAAGCCGGGCGAAACCGCCTCTGTCTTCACTTATTATCCGGGTGACAGACTGTTTGTAATGGCGGCAACCGGACTTTCGCAGGTACTCTATGGCGAGAACGGCTTCAAGCCTGCGCCCGCCATTCAAAAACTGCTGGATGCAGACCCGGATCTGGGCTTCCAGGAGATTTCCATGGAGGTCATTGGAGAATATGCAGGCGACCGGATCTTCATCCTGACCCCTGTAGCCGACGAAGCGAAGCAATCCACGGATAAGCTGATGCAGAGCAAAGTATGGCAGAGCCTTCCCGCTGTGAAGAACGGACAGGTCTATACACAAGATATTATGAAAACCTCCAGCGATGCGACGACAAGAGAATGGCTGCTGGGTGAAATTCCCCGGATGTTGAATAAGTAG
- a CDS encoding sugar phosphate isomerase/epimerase family protein — translation MKLGVFDPVFGSLSLDEMLDKIAAAGLNAVEIGSGGNPGNPHCPTDELLASEAAREAYLEKFTKRGIMISAFSCHNNPISPDQEEARQGDEILRKSIKLASLMGVAVVNTFSGTAGDSDEAKAPNWPVTPWPTVYSDILTWQWEHKLIPYWKEIAQLAEEHGVKIGIELHGGFLCHTPYTILKLREATGPAIGANLDPSHLWWQGIDPVGAIKILGKAGAIHHFHAKDTYLDQDNINMYGLTDMQPYGDVQTRAWTFRSVGCGHSLSEWSDIMSALRTYGYDYVVSIEHEDPLMSVDEGFYRAVTNLQSILIREQPLDMWWA, via the coding sequence ATGAAATTAGGAGTATTTGATCCCGTATTTGGAAGTCTGAGCCTGGATGAGATGCTGGATAAAATCGCAGCCGCCGGCCTGAACGCCGTCGAAATCGGCTCGGGCGGCAATCCCGGCAACCCCCATTGTCCTACGGATGAGCTGCTGGCGAGTGAAGCGGCCCGTGAGGCGTATTTGGAAAAGTTCACGAAACGCGGCATTATGATCAGCGCCTTCAGCTGCCATAACAACCCGATTTCGCCGGATCAAGAAGAAGCGCGCCAGGGCGATGAAATCCTGCGCAAGTCGATCAAGCTTGCTTCGCTGATGGGCGTTGCCGTGGTTAACACCTTCTCGGGCACCGCCGGAGACAGCGATGAGGCCAAAGCACCGAACTGGCCCGTTACGCCTTGGCCTACAGTGTACAGCGATATTTTAACCTGGCAGTGGGAGCACAAGCTGATTCCTTACTGGAAAGAAATCGCCCAGCTCGCGGAAGAGCATGGGGTGAAGATTGGCATCGAGCTGCATGGAGGCTTCCTGTGCCATACCCCGTATACGATTCTCAAGCTGAGAGAAGCAACCGGTCCGGCGATTGGCGCGAATCTGGACCCGAGCCATCTGTGGTGGCAGGGCATTGATCCTGTAGGAGCAATCAAGATTCTGGGCAAAGCCGGCGCGATCCACCATTTTCATGCCAAAGACACGTACCTGGATCAGGACAACATCAACATGTACGGCCTGACAGACATGCAGCCCTATGGCGATGTGCAGACCCGGGCGTGGACCTTCCGCTCCGTCGGCTGCGGGCACAGCCTGTCCGAATGGTCGGACATTATGAGTGCGCTGCGTACTTACGGCTATGATTACGTGGTTAGTATTGAACACGAAGATCCGCTCATGTCCGTGGACGAAGGCTTCTACCGCGCAGTAACCAACCTGCAGTCAATCCTGATCCGCGAGCAGCCGCTGGATATGTGGTGGGCGTAG
- a CDS encoding ATP-binding cassette domain-containing protein translates to MASFPPSYMLCRRPLAAVFLYLHGSGGMDMTLIKVKNIRKEWNGIPLFANVSFEIAEGERVLLFGRNGIGKTTLLQGLLGRHPFDEGSVYYGLPPEEWGVLDQQLELQSDMSALDYVLSGSPELNDLKRRLERLGRLLQEADGGDEALVAEYGEVYERYLQLDGYGWEAKAEKCLSQLMLDAAVWNLPYRQLSGGQKTRVQLAALLARQPKLLVLDEPTNHLDEGTMAWLEEWVRDYPGTVFYVSHDRTFIERTATAMLELGPQGCRRYPGAYTQYREQKEIEARTLAVQYRKQELEKEKLLESIRRYAEWFQQAHRAAGQNDFRRAKAKKNVSRLHAKEASLERLELNRVERPQAAPQLSMKLEGEVFRGMLFWI, encoded by the coding sequence ATGGCATCTTTTCCTCCTTCATACATGCTCTGCCGCAGGCCGCTGGCTGCGGTTTTTTTGTATTTACATGGAAGCGGAGGAATGGATATGACCTTAATCAAAGTTAAAAATATACGCAAAGAATGGAACGGCATTCCGCTGTTCGCGAATGTCTCCTTTGAAATTGCGGAGGGAGAGCGCGTGCTGCTTTTCGGGCGCAACGGAATCGGCAAGACGACACTGCTGCAGGGGCTGCTTGGACGGCATCCTTTTGACGAAGGCAGCGTGTATTACGGTCTGCCGCCGGAGGAGTGGGGCGTGCTGGACCAGCAGCTGGAGCTTCAGTCAGATATGAGCGCACTGGATTATGTATTATCCGGTTCGCCAGAACTGAATGACCTTAAGCGCAGATTAGAGCGGCTTGGGCGGCTGCTCCAGGAAGCAGACGGCGGGGATGAGGCACTTGTAGCCGAATACGGAGAGGTCTACGAACGCTATCTGCAGCTGGACGGATACGGCTGGGAGGCCAAGGCAGAGAAATGCCTTAGTCAGCTGATGCTCGATGCTGCGGTATGGAACCTGCCTTACCGCCAGCTCAGCGGAGGGCAGAAGACAAGAGTTCAACTCGCTGCCTTGCTGGCCCGCCAGCCGAAGCTGCTGGTGCTGGATGAGCCGACGAACCATCTGGATGAGGGAACGATGGCTTGGCTGGAGGAGTGGGTGCGGGATTATCCAGGGACGGTGTTCTACGTTTCCCATGACCGCACTTTTATTGAACGGACAGCGACGGCAATGCTTGAGCTGGGCCCTCAAGGCTGCCGCCGCTATCCCGGAGCTTACACGCAGTACCGGGAGCAAAAGGAGATAGAGGCGCGGACGCTGGCGGTGCAGTACAGGAAGCAGGAGCTGGAGAAGGAAAAGCTGCTGGAGAGCATCCGGCGGTACGCCGAATGGTTCCAGCAGGCTCACCGGGCCGCCGGCCAGAACGATTTCCGGCGCGCGAAAGCGAAGAAGAACGTCTCCCGGCTCCACGCCAAGGAGGCGAGTCTGGAGCGACTGGAGCTGAACCGGGTGGAGCGGCCGCAGGCCGCGCCACAGCTAAGCATGAAATTGGAAGGTGAAGTTTTCCGGGGGATGCTCTTCTGGATATGA
- a CDS encoding sugar kinase codes for MSTRSSENKIILIKRKTRLEELVVRYNTIQQAQFYIERLGADFSDYISEDFHYRKAVESAVMELGALGRVQLLERQHVPNFIFGDQDTVVVLGQDGLVANTLKYLHEQPLIGVNPDAQRWDGVLLPFTVKDLRHLVPEVFRGQRQVREVTLAKAQLNDGQSLYGVNDLFVGRKTHVSARYQVELNGVTEQQSSSGIIISTGMGSTGWLKSVLAGAMGIARSAAQLQMDGAAAAGARAAGVAEAAGIEQRLPWDHPNLYFTVREPFPSRTTSAGLVFGQISSRAPLKITSQMPEDGVIFSDGVESDFLEFNSGVEATITLGEKRGRLVV; via the coding sequence ATGAGCACGCGCAGCTCAGAGAATAAAATCATCCTGATCAAGCGCAAGACCCGCCTCGAAGAGCTGGTGGTCCGCTACAATACGATTCAACAGGCCCAATTCTATATTGAACGGCTGGGAGCGGATTTCAGCGATTATATCAGCGAGGATTTTCATTACCGCAAGGCGGTGGAGAGCGCAGTTATGGAGCTGGGTGCGTTGGGGCGGGTACAGCTGCTGGAGCGCCAGCATGTGCCGAACTTCATTTTTGGAGATCAGGATACCGTAGTTGTGCTGGGGCAGGACGGGCTTGTAGCGAATACGCTAAAATACCTGCACGAGCAGCCGCTGATCGGGGTCAATCCCGATGCGCAGCGCTGGGACGGCGTGCTGCTGCCGTTCACCGTCAAGGATCTCCGGCATTTGGTGCCGGAGGTGTTCCGGGGGCAGCGCCAGGTGCGCGAGGTCACGCTTGCCAAAGCGCAGCTTAACGACGGGCAGAGCCTCTATGGCGTCAACGATCTGTTCGTCGGCCGCAAAACCCATGTCTCGGCCCGCTATCAGGTGGAGCTGAACGGTGTCACTGAGCAGCAGTCCTCCAGCGGCATCATCATCTCCACCGGGATGGGCTCCACCGGCTGGCTCAAAAGCGTGCTCGCCGGAGCCATGGGGATTGCCCGCAGCGCCGCGCAGCTGCAGATGGACGGGGCTGCAGCCGCCGGAGCGCGGGCAGCAGGTGTTGCGGAAGCCGCCGGAATAGAGCAGCGGCTTCCATGGGATCACCCGAACCTGTACTTTACGGTTCGGGAGCCTTTTCCCAGCCGGACCACTTCAGCCGGGCTGGTTTTTGGACAGATCAGCAGCCGGGCCCCGCTGAAGATCACCTCGCAAATGCCGGAGGACGGAGTCATCTTCAGCGACGGCGTCGAGAGCGACTTCCTGGAGTTCAACTCCGGTGTTGAGGCGACTATAACACTCGGCGAAAAGCGCGGGCGGCTGGTGGTATGA
- a CDS encoding L,D-transpeptidase family protein, with protein sequence MNKKTNTLGYFSSGKLVRTFPVATGKSKSLTPEGSFKIVVKIKNRPYYKEHIPGGDPSNPLGDRWLGLEVNGTKGTTYAIHGNNNESSIGKYVSAGCIRMHNEDIHWLYPQIAKNTTVVITSSTLSLESIAVKSGYSIGSTTFAGTFIINGKPSKLKNDFVLVNSRVFVPLRETVALLGGTLTQEAGTGALVITIGNRTVTHKPLTAKAVVQGATISMTASKNVNNRLYLPLGSLTELFGLSFKWSKQEATVTF encoded by the coding sequence GTGAACAAAAAAACGAACACGCTGGGCTATTTCAGCAGCGGCAAGCTGGTCCGGACTTTTCCGGTTGCCACAGGCAAATCCAAGAGCCTCACGCCTGAAGGCAGCTTCAAAATTGTCGTCAAAATCAAAAACAGGCCTTATTATAAGGAGCATATCCCCGGAGGCGATCCGTCCAACCCGCTGGGAGACCGCTGGCTGGGACTGGAAGTGAACGGCACAAAGGGCACAACGTACGCGATCCACGGCAATAATAACGAATCTTCCATCGGAAAATATGTCAGTGCCGGCTGCATCCGGATGCATAACGAAGATATCCACTGGCTGTACCCGCAGATTGCCAAGAATACAACTGTGGTTATTACCTCTTCCACACTCAGTCTGGAGAGCATTGCTGTGAAAAGCGGCTATTCTATCGGGTCCACAACGTTCGCAGGCACCTTCATTATTAATGGTAAGCCTTCGAAGCTGAAGAATGATTTCGTCCTGGTGAATTCCCGTGTTTTTGTTCCGCTGAGAGAAACCGTAGCTTTGCTGGGAGGTACGCTGACGCAGGAAGCCGGAACCGGCGCGCTGGTGATCACTATAGGCAACCGGACCGTAACGCATAAACCGCTGACCGCCAAAGCTGTGGTTCAGGGTGCAACGATATCCATGACCGCATCCAAAAATGTGAACAACCGTCTATATCTGCCGCTGGGCAGCCTGACAGAGCTGTTTGGTCTTTCATTCAAATGGAGCAAGCAGGAGGCGACCGTCACTTTTTAA
- a CDS encoding SPFH domain-containing protein: MFGFRFVKFQPSEYVLKVKNGKVVREGVGLSFYYYVPTTSVVVVPVSSIDVPFMFEEITNDYQTVTVQGQLTYRIVDYRKTTQILNYTYNLRKNTYLSDDPGKLAQRVINIAKVLTKKQLEQLPLREAIQSSERLAKTITQDIGRNEEIEKLGIELMGLSILAIVPNKETLRALEAQAREEILRSADNALYERRNASIEQERRVKENELNTEIAVETKKKQIRETQLDAERSVKQKQNAMKEEQLSFDTALEAKKQELIELTVANQRAEADAKAYELSAVMNSLQGVAPGVLQALANVGMKPDKLIAIAFQELAENAGKIGQLNISPDLLQGLMAGSAGNGGNAARGGGGR; the protein is encoded by the coding sequence ATGTTCGGATTCAGATTCGTGAAATTCCAGCCCAGCGAGTATGTACTTAAGGTCAAGAACGGCAAAGTAGTGCGTGAGGGAGTAGGTCTTTCTTTTTATTATTATGTGCCTACGACTTCGGTGGTTGTGGTCCCGGTATCCTCGATTGATGTTCCGTTCATGTTCGAAGAAATTACGAATGACTATCAGACAGTGACCGTCCAGGGGCAGCTGACTTACCGGATTGTCGATTACCGCAAGACCACTCAGATCCTCAATTACACCTATAATTTACGCAAAAATACGTACCTGTCCGACGATCCCGGCAAGCTCGCACAGCGTGTGATCAATATCGCCAAGGTGCTGACGAAAAAGCAGCTGGAGCAGCTGCCGCTGCGCGAAGCGATTCAGTCCAGCGAACGTCTGGCCAAGACCATTACCCAGGATATTGGACGAAATGAGGAGATCGAGAAGCTGGGTATCGAGCTGATGGGCCTGTCGATTCTGGCTATTGTCCCGAATAAAGAAACGCTGCGCGCCCTGGAGGCACAGGCCAGGGAAGAAATTCTGCGCAGTGCGGACAACGCGCTGTATGAGCGCCGCAATGCTTCCATTGAACAGGAGCGCCGCGTGAAGGAGAACGAGCTGAACACGGAAATTGCCGTAGAGACGAAAAAGAAGCAAATCCGCGAAACCCAGCTGGACGCCGAACGTTCAGTAAAGCAAAAGCAGAATGCGATGAAAGAGGAGCAGCTCAGCTTCGATACAGCGCTTGAAGCGAAGAAGCAGGAGCTGATCGAGCTGACCGTTGCCAACCAAAGAGCCGAAGCGGATGCCAAAGCCTATGAGCTGTCGGCGGTAATGAATTCGCTCCAGGGCGTAGCGCCTGGTGTGCTCCAGGCTCTGGCCAATGTGGGCATGAAGCCGGATAAACTGATTGCGATCGCCTTCCAGGAGCTGGCGGAAAATGCAGGCAAGATCGGACAGCTGAACATTTCGCCGGATCTGCTGCAGGGACTGATGGCCGGTTCGGCCGGAAACGGCGGGAACGCTGCGAGAGGAGGCGGGGGCCGATGA
- a CDS encoding GNAT family N-acetyltransferase, with protein sequence MSHDITIEQLEELQPEIVQQLNTLIIDVVADGASIGFLPPLGAKEAEAYWRGVLAPGVRLWIALEGETIAGTVQLHSVSKPNAPHRAEIAKLMVHPQHRRKGIARRLMETAEQAAAADGRTLLVLDTREGDPSNLLYQSRGFVEAGKIPDYVISGDGEMSATVIYYKHQ encoded by the coding sequence ATGAGCCATGATATTACTATCGAGCAGCTTGAGGAATTACAACCGGAGATTGTACAGCAGTTGAACACGCTGATTATAGATGTGGTTGCGGATGGCGCCTCTATCGGTTTCCTGCCTCCGCTTGGAGCAAAGGAAGCGGAAGCCTATTGGCGGGGAGTGCTGGCTCCCGGCGTCCGGCTATGGATCGCACTTGAGGGGGAAACCATTGCCGGCACGGTGCAGCTGCACTCTGTATCCAAGCCGAATGCGCCGCACCGGGCGGAAATCGCCAAACTGATGGTGCATCCGCAGCACCGCCGCAAGGGCATCGCCCGCAGGCTCATGGAGACCGCCGAGCAGGCAGCGGCGGCGGATGGCCGGACGCTGCTGGTGCTGGACACACGTGAGGGTGATCCCTCCAACCTGCTCTATCAGTCACGCGGATTTGTGGAAGCGGGCAAAATCCCTGATTATGTTATCTCCGGCGATGGCGAAATGTCCGCCACGGTGATTTATTACAAGCATCAGTAA
- a CDS encoding ATP-binding cassette domain-containing protein — protein MSGIRYAYGGGAALLENFNLTLRRGDRLAVLGPNGAGKSTLLKLIAGLLAPGHGEIRRHPRTRVGYFAQELDNLPLSSTILDSLLELPGMTQTEARTILGCFMFRREDVFKRIGDLSLGEKCRVAFLRLYFGRANLLVLDEPTNYLDIDTRERVEEALAAYPGGLVIVSHDRYLHAAVANRLLLLERGSRPRLFPGTYEEYAAKERSLMLTPDEQSREGELQLLELRLARLMHSEPRQTEKEDRELMAEIVELRQTIQRLQ, from the coding sequence ATGAGCGGTATTCGTTATGCTTACGGCGGAGGTGCTGCACTGCTGGAGAACTTCAATCTGACTTTGCGGCGCGGGGACCGGCTTGCGGTGCTGGGACCGAACGGTGCCGGCAAGTCCACGCTGCTGAAGCTGATCGCCGGCTTGCTGGCACCTGGCCACGGTGAAATTCGCAGGCATCCCCGCACGCGGGTGGGTTATTTTGCCCAGGAGCTGGATAATCTGCCTCTGTCTTCAACCATTCTGGACAGTTTGCTGGAACTGCCGGGCATGACCCAGACAGAGGCGCGGACTATTCTCGGCTGTTTCATGTTCAGGCGGGAGGATGTGTTCAAGCGGATCGGTGATTTAAGCCTTGGAGAGAAATGCCGGGTGGCTTTCCTCCGGCTGTATTTTGGGCGTGCCAACCTGCTGGTGCTGGATGAACCAACCAACTATTTAGATATCGACACCCGGGAACGGGTAGAGGAAGCGCTCGCCGCCTACCCCGGCGGACTCGTTATCGTCTCGCATGACCGGTATCTTCATGCTGCAGTAGCCAACCGTCTGCTCCTGCTGGAACGGGGAAGCAGGCCCCGGCTGTTCCCGGGGACTTACGAAGAGTATGCTGCCAAGGAGCGCAGCCTTATGCTTACACCGGATGAGCAATCCCGGGAAGGAGAACTGCAGCTGCTGGAGCTGCGGCTGGCCCGGCTGATGCACAGTGAACCCAGGCAGACGGAGAAAGAGGACCGGGAGCTGATGGCCGAAATTGTTGAGCTGCGGCAAACCATTCAACGGCTGCAATAG
- a CDS encoding alpha/beta hydrolase — protein MVRQEFRIEGIPAILWGDQSDKLFVAIHGNMSNKADDAIVIFAGEAVRRGYQVISFDLPEHGDRKEEAYSCKVQNCVHDLDVIMRYAQRLSDDISIFACSMGAYFSLLAYRDLPLKQCLFLSPVLDMKKIIENMMAWFGISEDRLMAEQEVATPVGQTLYWDYYCYVNSHPVDAWYKPTSILYGSDDNLCEFDVVAAFASRFHCGLKVMEQGEHYFHTKEQLQFFRHWLKEHIW, from the coding sequence ATGGTAAGACAGGAATTTAGAATAGAAGGGATCCCCGCAATTTTGTGGGGAGACCAGTCAGACAAGTTGTTTGTGGCTATCCACGGCAATATGTCAAACAAAGCAGATGATGCGATTGTTATATTTGCCGGAGAAGCAGTAAGACGAGGGTATCAAGTAATCAGTTTTGATTTACCCGAACACGGTGACCGCAAAGAAGAAGCCTACAGCTGCAAAGTCCAAAATTGTGTTCATGATCTTGATGTAATCATGCGTTATGCACAAAGGCTATCGGATGATATAAGTATTTTTGCGTGCAGCATGGGGGCGTATTTCAGCTTGCTTGCTTATCGTGACCTGCCGCTTAAACAGTGTCTGTTTTTATCTCCGGTGCTGGACATGAAAAAAATTATTGAAAATATGATGGCATGGTTCGGCATAAGTGAGGACAGATTAATGGCTGAACAAGAAGTTGCTACACCCGTTGGGCAGACACTCTATTGGGATTATTACTGCTATGTTAACTCCCATCCGGTTGACGCTTGGTATAAGCCGACTTCCATTCTTTATGGCTCTGACGATAACTTGTGCGAGTTTGACGTTGTAGCTGCGTTTGCCAGCCGCTTTCATTGCGGACTAAAGGTGATGGAGCAGGGGGAACATTATTTTCACACCAAAGAGCAGCTGCAATTTTTCCGGCATTGGCTGAAGGAACATATTTGGTAA
- a CDS encoding ThuA domain-containing protein, with translation MTRVTVWNEYRHERQEERIREVYPQGIHAQLASFLSEAGLDTATATLDEPEHGLTEEVLNNTDVLVWWGHVAHQEVSDEIVNRVHQRVLQGMGLVVLHSGHMSKIFMKLMGTSCDLKWREAGEKERLWVMDPSHPIAEGIGEYIDLEQEEMYGAHFDVPAPESLIFVGWFEGGNVFPSGSTYRRGSGKIFYFQPGHESYPTYYNKEIQQVIINGVNWCAPTKRDYPVYGHSEALEPIREKVGV, from the coding sequence GTGACCAGAGTAACCGTATGGAATGAATATCGTCATGAACGTCAGGAAGAGCGAATCCGTGAGGTGTACCCGCAGGGCATTCATGCCCAGCTGGCATCGTTCCTCAGCGAAGCCGGACTGGATACAGCGACAGCAACGCTGGATGAGCCGGAGCACGGATTAACGGAGGAAGTGCTGAATAACACGGATGTGCTGGTATGGTGGGGACATGTCGCCCATCAGGAAGTGAGCGATGAGATCGTGAACCGGGTTCATCAGCGCGTGCTGCAGGGAATGGGGCTGGTGGTGCTGCACTCAGGGCATATGTCCAAAATCTTCATGAAGCTGATGGGCACAAGCTGTGATCTGAAATGGCGCGAAGCCGGGGAAAAAGAGCGCCTCTGGGTCATGGACCCGAGCCATCCGATTGCCGAAGGCATTGGCGAGTATATTGACCTTGAGCAGGAAGAGATGTACGGGGCACACTTTGATGTTCCGGCACCGGAGTCACTGATTTTTGTCGGCTGGTTCGAAGGCGGGAATGTATTCCCGAGCGGATCGACGTACCGGCGCGGCAGCGGGAAGATTTTTTATTTTCAGCCGGGACATGAGTCCTACCCGACCTATTACAATAAAGAGATTCAACAGGTGATTATCAACGGTGTGAACTGGTGTGCGCCGACTAAGCGTGATTACCCTGTGTATGGACACTCCGAGGCGCTGGAGCCAATTAGAGAAAAGGTGGGAGTATAG